The proteins below are encoded in one region of Tsuneonella sp. CC-YZS046:
- a CDS encoding methyltransferase domain-containing protein: MSAPAPPIIFSRKRSDTARRRALALHRQSASARYIIDDMVEDVLNRLDFIRFEPKSALIVGDWTGSLAEALQTLGCAVTQADPAGLKQAIPLDQERPYPFGPFDFIASLGTLDTVNDLPGALIHIRNALTPSGMAIASFVASGSLPRLRTAMLVADGDRPAPRLHPMVDVRAGGQLLQRAGFAKQVADGRGLDVRFGSLASLIADLRAQALGNVLADPAPPLTRDMLARAEQAFLEAADPDGRVTERFEILTLSGWRA; the protein is encoded by the coding sequence ATGTCCGCACCCGCTCCACCCATCATATTCTCCCGCAAGCGCAGCGATACCGCGCGGCGCAGGGCGCTTGCCCTCCACAGGCAATCGGCCTCGGCGCGCTATATCATCGACGACATGGTCGAGGATGTGCTGAATCGCCTCGATTTCATCCGTTTCGAACCGAAATCTGCGCTGATCGTCGGGGACTGGACGGGAAGCCTGGCGGAAGCCTTGCAGACACTCGGCTGCGCCGTGACCCAGGCTGATCCCGCCGGGCTGAAGCAGGCGATTCCGCTGGATCAGGAGCGGCCCTATCCATTCGGCCCGTTCGATTTCATCGCCAGCCTGGGGACGCTTGACACGGTCAACGACCTGCCCGGCGCCTTGATCCATATCCGTAACGCACTGACTCCCAGCGGAATGGCCATCGCCAGCTTCGTCGCATCGGGCAGCCTCCCCAGGCTCAGAACCGCCATGCTCGTTGCGGATGGAGATCGCCCCGCGCCGCGGCTTCACCCGATGGTCGATGTCCGGGCGGGCGGGCAGTTGCTCCAACGGGCGGGCTTCGCGAAGCAGGTGGCCGACGGGCGTGGTCTGGACGTCCGCTTCGGCTCCCTTGCCTCCCTGATTGCCGACCTGCGGGCGCAAGCGCTGGGCAATGTCCTGGCCGATCCGGCCCCGCCGCTGACCCGCGACATGCTGGCCCGCGCCGAACAGGCGTTTCTCGAAGCGGCCGACCCCGACGGGCGAGTGACGGAACGCTTCGAGATCCTGACCTTGAGCGGTTGGCGCGCCTAG